One Carassius gibelio isolate Cgi1373 ecotype wild population from Czech Republic chromosome B18, carGib1.2-hapl.c, whole genome shotgun sequence DNA segment encodes these proteins:
- the LOC127977413 gene encoding uncharacterized protein LOC127977413: MTFIYRFSQGLRLRQVDMVQDGIAGSSATLTKMTRKLRLVCRKALKMFKRKTGQRMGGRREFIVIDESNIRHKRKYGQGRAGQTWKRKKWVFGMLAIKGQRRRPVLRLVERRSRNHLLPIIRRHVRQGSTILSDEWRSYRALSNLGYSHYSVNHSRYFVDPNHGGHTQNIERAWLTYKSQIWRLRGNRTEKLLKEHLCFIEWTYWLGYKHKDGPLGRLLKDT, from the exons ATGACTTTTATATACAG ATTCAGTCAAGGTTTACGTTTACGCCAAGTCGACATGGTCCAGGATGGCATTGCTGGAAGCTCCGCCACCCTTACTAAAATGACCCGTAAACTGAGATTAGTCTGCAGGAAAGCCTTGAAGATGTTCAAAAGGAAGACAGGACAACGCATGGGTGGAAGAAGGGAATTTATTGTGATAGATGAAAGCAACATCCGTCATAAAAGGAAG TATGGACAAGGAAGAGCTGGACAGACGTGGAAGAGAAAGAAGTGGGTTTTTGGCATGCTGGCCATAAAGGGACAAAGAAGACGACCAGTTTTGCGGCTTGTAGAAAGGCGCTCCAGAAATCACCTGCTTCCCATAATTAGACGACATGTTCGCCAAGGGTCAACCATATTAAGCGACGAGTGGAGATCCTACAGAGCTTTATCAAATCTTGGTTACAGTCACTACTCAGTAAACCACAGCAGATACTTTGTTGATCCAAACCATGGAGGACATACACAAAATATTGAAAGAGCCTGGTTAACCTACAAAAGCCAAATTTGGCGACTGAGAGGAAATAGGACAGAGAAGCTTCTTAAAgaacatttgtgttttattgagTGGACTTACTGGCTGGGATACAAGCACAAAGATGGTCCTCTAGGTCGTCTTCTGAAAGACACTTAA
- the LOC127977369 gene encoding extracellular calcium-sensing receptor-like: protein MFQDGDLIIGGLFEIQTYLKVFPELSFRTEPKLPHCELFYMSSFQQALTMVFAISEINNNPNLLPNITLGYQIYDNCLRLGVAFRGATALVSGTEETISDLNCKGPPPVIGIIGDPGSTHSIAISSVLGLFRLPMISYYATCSCLSDRKKYPSFFRTIPSDAFQVRAMVQILKHFGWTWVGLIYSDNDYGINAAQSFHREMQQFGYCVAFSEILPNNNNPIDIQRIMGMIQSSTARVVVVFSASSLLIPLMNEVVLQNITGRQWIASEAWVTSPVFRTPRFQPFLGGTMGIAIRRGEIEGLHDFLLCIHPNNDQRNDIVRIFWENIFGCSFENKGKGTDGEQIKKLCTGQEDLSTTNTPFTDVSGLRASYNVYKAVYALAHALHDLMQCEEGRGPFSENRCGDITNLRPWQLVHYLQKVNFTTGFGDHVSFDKNGDALAIYDVLNWQPSADGSIKLHNVGVLNEGAEKGMVLTLDKDAFYWNFETTKSVCSKSCPPGTRQATRKGLPLCCFDCLPCGDGEISNTTDSIECTTCPDEFWSNPDKDQCVPKEIEFLSYEDSLGISLTTASLLGTFICALVMIIFAHHRNTPIVRANNSELSFLLLLSLKLCFLCVLLFIGQPQLWTCQLRHAVFGISFVLCISSILVKTMVVIAVFKSSRPEGKGAMKWFGAAQQRCTVLVLTALQVVNCAVWLSTASPTPHKNNQNTHSKIVYECAIGSVAGFSMLLGYIGLLAAVSLLLAFLSRNLPDNFNEAKFITFSMLIFCAVWIAFVPAYVSSPGKYAVAVEIFAILASSFGLLMAIFAPKCYIILLHPEKNTKKAIMRREVQNK, encoded by the exons ATGTTCCAGGATGGAGACCTTATAATAGGTGGTCTGTTTGAGATTCAGACATACCTCAAAGTATTCCCTGAGCTGAGCTTCAGAACAGAGCCAAAACTACCACACTGTGAGCT CTTCTATATGTCAAGCTTCCAGCAGGCACTAACAATGGTTTTTGCTATCAGTGAGATTAATAACAATCCTAACCTGCTGCCTAACATCACGCTTGGTTACCAAATCTATGACAACTGTTTAAGGCTTGGAGTGGCATTCCGTGGTGCTACAGCTCTGGTTAGTGGGACAGAAGAGACCATCTCTGACCTCAACTGCAAAGGCCCACCACCGGTGATTGGAATCATAGGTGATCCAGGCTCTACTCATTCCATTGCAATTTCCAGTGTCCTGGGGCTGTTTCGACTCCCTATG ATTAGCTACTATGCCACCTGCTCTTGTTTGAGTGACAGAAAAAAGTACCCCTCTTTCTTCAGAACAATCCCCAGTGATGCCTTCCAAGTTCGGGCTATGGTTCAGATCTTGAAGCATTTTGGATGGACCTGGGTTGGTCTCATCTACAGTGATAATGACTATGGCATCAATGCTGCTCAGTCATTCCATCGGGAAATGCAACAATTTGGATATTGTGTTGCTTTTTCTGAAATCTTGCCCAACAATAACAACCCCATAGATATTCAGCGCATAATGGGAATGATTCAGTCCTCTACAGCTAGAGTGGTGGTTGTTTTTTCTGCTTCATCCTTACTGATACCTTTGATGAATGAGgtggtgttgcagaacataacaGGCAGGCAGTGGATTGCAAGTGAAGCTTGGGTCACTTCACCTGTATTTCGCACACCACGTTTCCAGCCATTCCTGGGGGGCACAATGGGTATTGCTATCAGGCGTGGAGAGATCGAGGGGCTTCATGACTTTCTGTTATGTATTCATCCCAACAATGATCAAAGAAATGATATAGTGAGAATCTTCTGGGAGAACATATTTGGGTGCAGCTTTGAAAATAAGGGTAAAGGAACTGACGGAGAGCAAATCAAAAAGCTGTGTACAGGACAGGAGGATCTGAGCACAACAAACACACCATTCACTGATGTTTCAGGATTAAGGGCATCGTATAATGTATATAAGGCAGTTTATGCCCTGGCACATGCACTTCATGATCTGATGCAGTGTGAGGAGGGAAGAGGACCATTCAGTGAGAACAGATGTGGTGACATAACCAACCTGAGGCCATGGCAG CTGGTTCACTACCTACAGAAAGTGAACTTCACAACAGGCTTTGGTGATCATGTGTCATTTGATAAAAATGGAGATGCTCTGGCCATCTATGATGTGTTGAACTGGCAGCCAAGTGCTGATGGATCAATAAAGCTCCACAATGTTGGTGTACTAAATGAAGGTGCGGAAAAAGGGATGGTTCTTACACTCGACAAGGATGCATTTTACTGGAATTTTGAAACAACAAAA TCAGTATGCAGTAAGAGTTGCCCCCCAGGAACCAGACAAGCCACAAGAAAGGGCCTTCCTCTCTGCTGTTTTGACTGCTTGCCATGTGGAGATGGAGAGATTTCTAATACAACAG ATTCTATTGAGTGCACAACATGTCCAGATGAGTTTTGGTCCAATCCAGATAAGGATCAGTGTGTCCCCAAAGAAATAGAGTTTCTATCCTATGAGGATTCTCTGGGCATCTCTCTCACCACTGCATCCCTGCTTGGCACCTTCATCTGTGCTCTTGTGATGATCATCTTTGCTCATCACCGTAACACACCCATAGTACGAGCCAACAATTCAGAGCTTAGCTTTCTGCTGCTGTTGTCACTCAAACTATGTTTCCTGTGTGTGCTACTGTTTATTGGCCAGCCACAGTTGTGGACATGTCAGTTAAGACATGCTGTGTTTGGTATAAGCTTTGTCCTGTGCATCTCCAGCATCCTGGTCAAAACTATGGTGGTAATAGCCGTATTCAAGTCATCACGACCAGAGGGTAAAGGAGCAATGAAATGGTTTGGAGCAGCTCAACAAAGATGCACAGTTTTGGTCCTAACAGCCCTCCAGGTTGTGAACTGTGCAGTCTGGCTATCAACTGCCTCTCCAACACCCCATAAAAACAACCAGAATACTCACTCTAAAATAGTTTATGAATGTGCCATTGGCTCAGTGGCCGGTTTTTCTATGCTGCTGGGATATATTGGACTGTTGGCAGCAGTAAGCTTGCTGTTAGCCTTCCTTTCAAGAAATCTTCCAGATAATTTTAATGAAGCCAAGTTCATCACTTTTAGCATGTTAATCTTCTGTGCTGTATGGATTGCATTTGTTCCAGCATATGTGAGTTCACCAGGGAAATATGCAGTTGCTGTTGAAATATTTGCCATCCTTGCTTCAAGTTTTGGATTACTGATGGCCATATTTGCCCCAAAGTGCTACATCATCCTTTTACATCCAGAGAAAAACACTAAAAAAGCCATCATGAGAAGAGAAgtacaaaataaatag